The sequence GCGTGATGGCCGAGGCTTATCGCCGGCGCCAGGCACATGGTCGCGTTCTCGTTGAACTTGCAGCCGGCGACGTCGCAGGCGGCAACCATCGGCTTGGCCGTCTCCAGCTCTTCCACCTGTTCGGTCGTGAAGGTGTCGCACTTGGCGTGCTCGCAGCCTCCGACCTCGATCTGTCCGGCGCGGCACTCGAGGTTGCGGTTGTACGAGCATGCGTCAACCTGGCAGGCCAGGACCGTTCCCATTTCGCATTCCATTTTCATGACCTTCCCCTTTTCCTCGCGATTACAATTCTGCGGGACGGCCGTGCCCGGCGCTAAGTACGCCCTGTTCAAGCCGCCCGCTTCAGCCACGGCTCCTCGTTTTTCATCGCGGGCTTCTGCTGCTTCTGCATCCTGTCGCTGGCGATGATCAGCCCGAATACTACCAGCGGCGTAATGATGTCAGCAGATTTACAGGCCGCTGGCAGCGTTGGAGCCAGCCACGCTTTCCGGCGCCTGTTCGTTTGGTGTTCCCCCATCGACCCGTTTCCTAACCGGGCTTGAACATGCCTTGACAGGCCCTTCCAGAAAAGTTAGACTAGTCTTACTTGGTGAATAAAGTCCAACTAATCAGGAGAGGAATATAATGCTTACAGCACTGGTAATAACACTCAGGGAAGGTCTTGAGGCCGCCCTTGTCGTCGCCGTGGTCCTGTCATTCCTCGACCGGTCTGGTGAAGGCCGGCTCAAACGCTACGCCTGGTACGGCGCCGCCGTCGCCGCAGGTCTTTGTATCGCCTCGGCTACGCTGCTGTTTTCCCTGGCTGAAAGCCTTGTCGGCGAAGCAAGCGAGGCTTTCGAGATCGTAGTCACCCTGCTGGCCGTGAGCGTGCTGACCTTCATGATCATGTGGATGAAGCGGCACGGCCGGAACCTGAAATCGGCTATCGAGGAGAGGGCGAAGAAGGCCTCCGGGACGGCTTCCGCACCTGGCAGGGTCTCCACTTCTTCGTCGGCGCTTGCCATCCTCACGCTTGCTTTCGCCGCTGTTGCCCGGGAGGGTTTTGAGACGGTCCTGTTCCTTCTTGGCAGCGCTTCGGAATCCGGGACCGCAGCCACGGTCGCCGGCGCGAGCGTCGGACTCGGCGCCGCGATGGTCGCCGGACTGGTTTTCTACCGTGGCGTCTACCGCCTCAATCTGAAAAAATTCTTTGACGTTACCGGAGTCATGCTGATCGTGCTGGCGGCCGGCCTGGTGGCCAACAGCGTGCAGGATCTATTCGGCAGCGGCCTGCTGCCGGCGGCCCTGACCGATCCGGTCTGGAACACCGGAGCCTGGCTCAGCCAGGAAACGGGGCCAGGCGCAGTCCTGCACTCGCTGTTCGGGTACCAGTCGGCGCCGTCGCCGGTCGCGCTTATGAGCTACGTGCTATACCTCGGCTCCATGTTGTGGCTGTACTTCGCCCCGAAGTTCGGCAGGCAGCGGGCCTTGGCCGAGGGCGCCCATTAGTTCAAAAGGCATCCGCTGTATATAATCATCAGGAATATCTGGCTGCACGGACTGCAAGCGGCCGGCCGAAAGCGGCACTAACTAAAACAGAATCGGAGGAAACGATGGCAAAAGCGCAAGCCCGGCACATATTGGTGGACAGCCAGGAGAAATGCGAGCAGATCAAGATCGAGATCGTCGAGGGAGCTGATTTCGCCGAGATGGCAAAGGTGTATTCTTCCTGCCCTTCCGGACAGCGCGGCGGCGACCTGGGTGAGTTCAGCCCCGGCCAGATGGTCCGCGAGTTCGACGAGGTCGTCTTCAGCGCCGATCTCAACACGGTTCAGGGACCGGTCAAGACCCAGTTCGGCTACCACCTGATCGAGGTAACCAGCCGCACCGATTAGCAACCGCCCGAGCCGTTACCCAACCCACCGAATCGACCGGGAACCCGCCATGCCAATAGATAAAAAGAAGCCGCCCGCCACGGCCTATGGAAACCGGCGCTTCCTCGAGCACCGGGATGCCAGGCCCTTGCGGATACTGGCCGAATATCTCGAGCCTGAAAGCCGCTTTTCCCATTATTCGATCGCGGACACGATCGTGTTCATGGGTTCGGCCCGCGTGGTCTCGCTCGAGCAGGCCGAGGCGGCTCAGAAGCAAGCAACCTCACCGGAAGATAAACAGCAGGCTGAGCTGCAGCTGGAGATGTCGCGTTACTACGAGGAGGCCAGCGAGCTGGCCGAGCGCCTGACCGTCTGGTCCAAGGAGCTCAACGACGAGGAGCATCGCTACGTGATCTGCACCGGCGGCGGCCCCGGCATCATGGAGGCAGCCAACCGCGGCGCCTCGCGCGCCCGCGGCATGAACGTCGGCATGGCCATCTCCATCCCCCAGGAACAGACCTACAACACCTTCATCACCCGGGAGCTGGCCTTCCATTTCCATTATTTCTTCATGCGCAAATTCTGGTTCGCCTATCTGGCCAAAGCGGTCATCTTCTTCCCCGGCGGCTTTGGCACCCTCGACGAGATGTTCGAGATACTGACGCTGCTGAAGA comes from Actinomycetota bacterium and encodes:
- a CDS encoding DUF1540 domain-containing protein, which translates into the protein MKMECEMGTVLACQVDACSYNRNLECRAGQIEVGGCEHAKCDTFTTEQVEELETAKPMVAACDVAGCKFNENATMCLAPAISLGHHAEHAECDSFVPAL
- a CDS encoding FTR1 family protein, whose product is MLTALVITLREGLEAALVVAVVLSFLDRSGEGRLKRYAWYGAAVAAGLCIASATLLFSLAESLVGEASEAFEIVVTLLAVSVLTFMIMWMKRHGRNLKSAIEERAKKASGTASAPGRVSTSSSALAILTLAFAAVAREGFETVLFLLGSASESGTAATVAGASVGLGAAMVAGLVFYRGVYRLNLKKFFDVTGVMLIVLAAGLVANSVQDLFGSGLLPAALTDPVWNTGAWLSQETGPGAVLHSLFGYQSAPSPVALMSYVLYLGSMLWLYFAPKFGRQRALAEGAH
- a CDS encoding peptidylprolyl isomerase, with translation MAKAQARHILVDSQEKCEQIKIEIVEGADFAEMAKVYSSCPSGQRGGDLGEFSPGQMVREFDEVVFSADLNTVQGPVKTQFGYHLIEVTSRTD
- a CDS encoding LOG family protein produces the protein MPIDKKKPPATAYGNRRFLEHRDARPLRILAEYLEPESRFSHYSIADTIVFMGSARVVSLEQAEAAQKQATSPEDKQQAELQLEMSRYYEEASELAERLTVWSKELNDEEHRYVICTGGGPGIMEAANRGASRARGMNVGMAISIPQEQTYNTFITRELAFHFHYFFMRKFWFAYLAKAVIFFPGGFGTLDEMFEILTLLKTKKITKHLPVVLFGKKYWKEIVNFEALLKYGMIGPEELELFMVTDSVEEAFLYITAELSQVTASEKGATL